From Desulfatitalea tepidiphila, one genomic window encodes:
- a CDS encoding ATP-binding protein: MKIAIVGCGDRSVRLMKIFDQYAFQEIHPLVVAVVDIAPDAPGVQIALQKGIPVFADYQELLPRTDIDLIIELTGKDDIFNDLLRRKSKSVRIISSQTVKLFWELSYASRLQEQTSRELNETRAKCKMIMDELIQEEVMIIDQDYTIADINKHLLNKLGLKKEEVIGRRCFEITHHRDTPCSGENHPCPLIETLQSAMPSQTTHIHLDRYNREIYYSISTYPIIERGDVTGAIEIARDITREINVQKTLMQQEKMASIGRLSAGVAHEINNPLTTILTSAMLVQEELGQDDPNYEELQIIANETLRCRKIVSSLLDFARQNKPQKKMVNLNEIITESVLLTHKQAAFKDITVQSRLAPQVPDQMLDKGQIEQALINLILNAVEATPEGGTVSISTDLMPGGNAIHVAVADTGSGIEKDYLDKIFEPFFTTKESGTGLGLSITHGILEQHGGTISVESTVGQGTCFNIHLPIAKGQADDTKHTRSGGGR; encoded by the coding sequence ATGAAAATTGCCATCGTCGGCTGTGGCGATCGCAGCGTTCGCCTGATGAAAATATTCGATCAGTATGCCTTTCAAGAGATCCACCCGCTGGTCGTCGCGGTGGTCGACATCGCCCCGGATGCACCAGGGGTTCAAATCGCCCTGCAAAAGGGCATCCCGGTTTTTGCCGACTATCAAGAGCTCCTGCCGCGCACCGATATCGATTTGATCATCGAACTGACCGGCAAGGACGACATCTTCAATGACCTGCTGCGTCGCAAAAGCAAAAGTGTCCGCATCATCTCTTCCCAGACGGTCAAGCTGTTCTGGGAACTCTCCTATGCTTCCCGATTGCAGGAACAGACCAGCCGGGAGCTCAACGAGACCCGGGCCAAATGCAAGATGATCATGGATGAGCTCATCCAGGAAGAGGTGATGATCATCGACCAGGATTACACCATCGCCGACATCAACAAGCATCTGTTGAACAAGCTCGGCCTGAAGAAGGAGGAGGTTATCGGCCGCCGCTGCTTCGAAATCACCCACCACCGCGACACCCCCTGCTCGGGCGAAAATCATCCCTGTCCCCTGATCGAGACCCTGCAAAGCGCCATGCCTTCCCAGACCACCCACATCCATTTGGATCGATACAACCGCGAAATTTATTACTCGATCAGCACCTACCCGATCATCGAAAGAGGCGACGTGACCGGTGCCATCGAAATCGCAAGGGACATCACCCGGGAGATCAATGTCCAGAAAACCCTGATGCAGCAGGAAAAGATGGCCTCCATTGGAAGACTTTCGGCCGGTGTGGCCCACGAAATCAACAACCCGCTGACCACCATCCTCACCTCGGCCATGCTCGTCCAGGAGGAGCTGGGGCAGGATGATCCCAACTACGAAGAGCTTCAAATCATTGCCAACGAAACCCTGCGCTGCCGTAAAATCGTGAGCAGTCTGCTCGATTTTGCCCGCCAGAACAAACCCCAAAAAAAGATGGTCAACTTGAACGAGATCATCACCGAAAGCGTGCTGCTGACCCACAAGCAGGCGGCTTTCAAGGATATCACGGTCCAATCCCGCCTGGCGCCGCAAGTTCCCGATCAGATGCTCGACAAGGGGCAGATCGAACAGGCCTTGATCAACCTGATCCTCAATGCCGTTGAAGCGACACCGGAAGGGGGCACCGTCAGCATCAGCACCGACCTGATGCCGGGCGGTAATGCCATCCATGTTGCCGTTGCGGACACAGGTTCCGGGATCGAAAAGGATTATCTGGACAAAATTTTCGAACCTTTTTTCACCACTAAGGAGTCGGGTACCGGCCTGGGGTTATCCATCACTCACGGCATCCTCGAACAGCACGGCGGGACCATCTCGGTGGAAAGCACCGTCGGGCAGGGGACCTGTTTCAATATCCATTTGCCGATAGCCAAAGGACAGGCGGATGACACAAAGCACACGCGTTCTGGTGGTGGACGATGA
- a CDS encoding sigma-54-dependent transcriptional regulator: protein MTQSTRVLVVDDEPQICHNCLKILTKDKYHVQCAYNGQDALALFSEAPYDVVVTDLKMNRLGGMELLRRVKSMAPDTMVIVITGYSTVSSAVEVMKLGAFDYLPKPFTPDELRSMVAQAVKARRVRMENRDLVAQPQRPQKTIHQLVGNSPKIRKVVEMVAKVAPTDATVLIYGASGTGKELVARAVHANSRRADRVFFAVDCGTLSGNLLESELFGHAKGAFTGAHKEKEGIFKRADGGTVFLDEIGNIDLEVQGKLLRFLESREFIPVGHTTPQRVDIRLILATNQNLEEMVQSGRFRHDFYYRIFVYPIYLPLLKERTEDILPIAYHFIGQFAAKVGKTVRGLADDALKHLIGHEWPGNVRQLRNVIERAVIHCESELIQLKDLTFGDPQDELSLLLENVPEDNEALKRMKKEIREKAIRKVEKNFILQALNRSDWNVTQAARQVGLKRTNFQTLMRKYGIRKRGLA, encoded by the coding sequence ATGACACAAAGCACACGCGTTCTGGTGGTGGACGATGAGCCCCAAATATGCCATAACTGCCTTAAAATACTAACCAAAGACAAATATCACGTCCAATGTGCCTATAATGGGCAGGATGCCTTGGCCCTGTTTTCCGAAGCCCCATACGACGTGGTGGTCACCGATTTAAAAATGAACCGTCTGGGCGGTATGGAGCTGCTGCGCCGCGTCAAAAGCATGGCACCGGACACCATGGTGATCGTCATCACCGGCTACTCCACCGTCTCCTCGGCCGTGGAGGTGATGAAACTCGGGGCCTTCGATTATCTGCCCAAACCCTTCACACCCGATGAACTGCGCTCCATGGTGGCCCAGGCCGTCAAAGCGCGCCGGGTGAGGATGGAAAACCGCGACCTGGTGGCGCAGCCGCAACGCCCACAGAAAACCATCCATCAACTGGTCGGCAACAGCCCGAAGATCAGAAAAGTGGTGGAGATGGTCGCCAAGGTGGCTCCCACCGATGCCACTGTTCTAATCTATGGTGCCAGTGGCACGGGAAAGGAGCTCGTGGCACGCGCGGTGCACGCCAACAGCCGACGCGCCGACCGGGTATTTTTTGCCGTGGACTGCGGCACCTTATCAGGCAACCTGCTGGAAAGCGAGCTTTTCGGCCACGCCAAAGGAGCCTTCACGGGTGCCCACAAAGAGAAGGAGGGCATTTTCAAACGGGCGGACGGCGGCACGGTTTTCCTGGATGAAATCGGCAACATCGATCTGGAGGTGCAGGGGAAGTTGCTGCGTTTTCTGGAGAGCCGCGAGTTTATTCCCGTGGGCCACACCACGCCGCAGCGCGTCGATATCCGGTTGATCCTGGCCACCAACCAGAACCTGGAGGAGATGGTGCAAAGCGGGCGGTTCCGCCACGATTTTTACTACCGTATATTCGTATATCCCATCTATCTGCCGCTGCTCAAAGAACGCACCGAAGACATATTGCCCATCGCCTACCACTTCATCGGCCAATTCGCCGCCAAGGTGGGCAAAACGGTCCGTGGACTTGCCGACGACGCCCTCAAGCATCTGATCGGCCACGAGTGGCCGGGGAATGTGCGCCAGCTTCGCAATGTGATCGAACGGGCCGTGATCCATTGCGAATCCGAGCTTATTCAACTCAAGGATCTCACCTTCGGAGATCCTCAGGATGAGTTGAGCCTGCTGCTGGAAAATGTTCCGGAAGATAATGAGGCCTTGAAAAGGATGAAAAAGGAGATTCGCGAAAAAGCCATCCGCAAAGTCGAAAAGAATTTCATCCTGCAGGCCTTGAACCGATCCGATTGGAACGTCACCCAAGCCGCACGCCAGGTCGGGCTGAAACGCACCAATTTCCAGACCTTGATGCGCAAGTACGGCATCCGCAAAAGAGGTCTTGCCTGA
- a CDS encoding response regulator yields MEKQVNIMVVDDEAGICRNVEKILSKGSYRVTSATSGDEALQKMAEGSFDLVISDILMPEMNGLEFLKSLKARWPETKAIMMTAYASTDTAVKAIRLGALDYIPKPFTPDELRAMVEEAIQGKLVEAQVSPKEKASINVIDVDIPFDADEVAKYTGEQYARSVGRSDIPTVEVKLPSAAEGFCEVGAMVCDIFKKLGATCKAGTKTKECPQLMAGKKKSASKKDAAPSVKTLVGIDHPFNYEEVRAVTGPEYLNYLRHDGVVQPTYEELKANVARMDQKRRIDVDVPFDYEEVARSTGEVYARHVGRSDVPVVEVVVDKELEGFCEVGDMVCDIFKKLGATCKAGTKKGACPQKSAKQPKKAAQSKTADTRRLIAPDMPFDYQEVAAMTGPEYIDHLVYDGIVQMPYAQLKANYQRILESEGSAAQTATAPMERVLVVDDEVAVNNNIRKILSRRNYTVEQATTKEEALAKFAQGSYSLVLLDLRIPGVQGLELLAAVRKAQPQARVVIITGYASIETAKEAARMGAVDYVPKPFTPKEIRTAAEEALKIAA; encoded by the coding sequence ATGGAAAAACAGGTCAATATCATGGTCGTGGACGACGAAGCCGGTATCTGCCGGAATGTGGAAAAAATCCTGTCCAAAGGCAGCTATCGGGTAACCTCGGCCACCAGCGGCGACGAAGCCCTGCAAAAAATGGCTGAAGGATCATTCGACCTGGTCATCTCCGACATTTTGATGCCGGAAATGAACGGCCTCGAATTTTTAAAATCCCTCAAGGCCAGGTGGCCTGAAACAAAGGCCATCATGATGACCGCCTATGCTTCCACCGATACGGCCGTAAAGGCTATCCGCCTTGGGGCACTGGACTACATCCCCAAGCCTTTTACGCCGGACGAACTGCGCGCCATGGTCGAGGAGGCTATCCAGGGCAAACTGGTCGAGGCCCAGGTGAGCCCCAAGGAGAAGGCGTCGATCAACGTGATCGACGTGGACATTCCCTTCGATGCGGACGAGGTGGCCAAATATACCGGAGAACAGTATGCCCGCAGCGTAGGGCGTTCAGACATTCCCACCGTGGAAGTCAAACTGCCCAGCGCCGCCGAAGGTTTTTGCGAAGTGGGGGCCATGGTCTGCGACATCTTCAAGAAATTGGGTGCCACCTGCAAGGCCGGCACCAAAACCAAGGAGTGCCCACAACTTATGGCCGGCAAGAAAAAGAGCGCCTCGAAGAAGGATGCCGCACCGAGCGTCAAAACCCTGGTGGGTATCGATCACCCCTTCAACTACGAGGAAGTTCGCGCGGTGACGGGCCCCGAATACTTGAATTATCTGCGCCACGACGGCGTGGTGCAACCCACCTACGAGGAACTGAAGGCCAATGTGGCCCGCATGGACCAGAAGCGACGCATCGATGTGGATGTGCCCTTCGACTACGAGGAGGTGGCCCGCAGCACCGGTGAAGTATATGCCCGCCATGTCGGCCGGTCCGACGTCCCGGTGGTGGAAGTGGTCGTCGACAAAGAGCTGGAAGGATTCTGCGAGGTCGGCGACATGGTCTGCGACATTTTCAAAAAGCTTGGCGCCACGTGTAAGGCCGGCACCAAAAAGGGTGCCTGCCCCCAGAAAAGTGCCAAACAGCCCAAGAAAGCCGCACAATCCAAAACAGCCGATACACGCCGCCTGATTGCCCCGGACATGCCCTTCGACTATCAAGAGGTGGCGGCGATGACCGGTCCGGAATACATAGACCACTTGGTTTATGACGGTATCGTGCAGATGCCCTACGCGCAACTCAAAGCCAACTACCAAAGGATCCTCGAGTCCGAAGGGTCGGCCGCTCAAACGGCGACGGCTCCCATGGAGAGGGTGCTGGTGGTGGATGACGAGGTGGCGGTCAACAACAACATCCGCAAGATCCTGAGCAGACGCAATTACACCGTCGAGCAGGCCACCACCAAAGAGGAAGCACTGGCTAAGTTTGCGCAAGGTTCATATTCACTGGTCCTGCTCGACCTGAGGATTCCCGGCGTACAGGGTCTGGAACTGCTCGCGGCTGTGCGCAAAGCCCAGCCCCAGGCCAGGGTGGTGATCATCACCGGCTATGCAAGCATTGAAACGGCCAAGGAAGCCGCGCGCATGGGAGCCGTGGACTACGTACCCAAACCGTTCACCCCCAAAGAGATCCGCACAGCAGCCGAAGAAGCGCTGAAAATCGCCGCCTGA
- a CDS encoding FAD-dependent oxidoreductase, with the protein MANSVNGSVLVVGGGISGMQAALDLANSGYYVYLLEKSPAIGGVMSQLDKTFPTNDCAMUIISPVLVEVGRHLNIELITYADLEEVQGKPGNFKVKVRKRARSIDLDLCTGCGACVENCPVVQTTGA; encoded by the coding sequence ATGGCAAATAGTGTTAACGGCTCCGTTCTGGTTGTCGGTGGCGGTATTTCCGGGATGCAGGCCGCTTTGGACCTGGCCAATTCAGGCTATTACGTCTACCTGCTCGAAAAATCCCCTGCAATTGGTGGGGTCATGTCCCAATTGGACAAGACCTTCCCCACCAATGACTGCGCGATGTGAATTATCTCGCCCGTACTGGTCGAGGTCGGCCGGCATCTAAATATCGAACTAATTACCTATGCGGATTTGGAAGAAGTTCAAGGCAAACCAGGCAACTTCAAGGTCAAAGTGCGTAAACGCGCCCGCAGCATCGACCTGGATTTATGCACCGGCTGCGGTGCTTGTGTCGAAAACTGCCCGGTGGTCCAAACCACCGGCGCCTGA
- the nuoE gene encoding NADH-quinone oxidoreductase subunit NuoE — translation MSEAAATLSGPVEEIDIRELDDIIENQFGNDKENLIMILQAIQRRYNYLPRPALTYLAPKIGVPFSKIYGVATFYATFSLEPRGRNIISICLGTACHVRGGERIRERITDSLKIKDGETTPDGRFTLESVRCIGCCSLGPVIKINEDMHGRIGTDEVEKVLNEYE, via the coding sequence ATGAGCGAAGCCGCTGCGACCCTTAGTGGTCCTGTCGAAGAGATCGACATTCGCGAACTCGATGACATCATTGAAAACCAGTTCGGCAACGACAAAGAAAACCTGATCATGATTCTGCAGGCCATTCAGCGGCGATACAATTATCTGCCGCGGCCGGCACTCACCTACCTGGCGCCTAAAATCGGCGTGCCCTTCAGCAAAATTTACGGCGTGGCCACCTTTTATGCCACCTTCAGCCTCGAGCCGCGCGGACGCAACATCATTTCGATCTGCCTGGGTACGGCCTGCCACGTCCGTGGCGGCGAACGCATTCGCGAACGCATCACCGATTCGCTCAAAATCAAGGACGGTGAGACGACACCGGACGGCCGTTTTACGCTGGAATCCGTCCGTTGCATCGGCTGCTGCAGCCTTGGGCCGGTGATCAAGATCAACGAAGACATGCATGGACGCATCGGCACGGATGAAGTCGAAAAGGTTCTGAATGAATACGAATAA